The following are from one region of the Patescibacteria group bacterium genome:
- a CDS encoding O-antigen ligase family protein, producing MQSVGITWSRGRVWLLASVALVLSLPIAWAASREPLLVLGGIVGMLALGVCIARPWWGMLGVIFLLPFERIGSIDLVGITIRPSQVLAVCVLVAWLVRVMVRGRLRWEAQPLLWPMLVFLAVQAIALTHVANSTRGIAVFAFTAFTFAVCLVVPQLVRSEAHARAVILTLSISTFLVAGFGLFQFLGDFAGLPTSVTGLRDLYTKAVLGFPRVQSTALEPLYFANFLLLPLSFLTALLFGREARRGLLGIPLLLIAGLAFVLTVARGGYIAFAASLIVILALSWRQLLHPGRILAFGAGAVVIGVFALQLLNLGTDAFSAQKFSDHVRNLFTGASYEERIDTFTLAQQAFREQPLVGIGPGQFGPYASINPFYQPKDGWKIVNNLSLELLAETGLLGTFAIASAFLILLIRSVRALRAKPQPYVRALIVGGTAVVVGIMVQYQTFSILYIMHVWVAIGLLIAFQNLALRKPAVPNV from the coding sequence ATGCAAAGTGTAGGCATCACCTGGTCACGTGGGCGCGTATGGCTGCTTGCCAGCGTTGCGCTGGTGCTCAGCTTGCCCATTGCCTGGGCAGCCAGCCGCGAACCACTCTTGGTTCTGGGGGGCATTGTGGGAATGCTAGCTTTGGGCGTGTGCATTGCTCGGCCGTGGTGGGGCATGCTTGGGGTGATTTTCCTTTTGCCGTTTGAACGCATTGGCTCCATTGATCTGGTTGGTATCACCATTCGGCCCAGTCAAGTGTTGGCTGTGTGCGTTTTGGTGGCCTGGCTGGTTCGGGTCATGGTGCGCGGGCGGCTGCGCTGGGAAGCGCAGCCCTTGCTGTGGCCCATGCTTGTCTTCTTGGCGGTGCAGGCAATTGCGCTGACGCACGTAGCGAATTCCACGCGGGGCATTGCCGTCTTTGCCTTTACCGCCTTCACCTTTGCGGTGTGCTTGGTGGTGCCACAGCTCGTGCGCTCCGAAGCGCACGCCCGCGCCGTCATTCTTACCCTGTCCATCAGCACGTTCTTGGTAGCGGGCTTTGGGTTGTTCCAATTCCTGGGTGATTTTGCGGGTTTACCAACATCGGTGACTGGTCTGCGCGACCTCTACACGAAAGCCGTGTTGGGTTTCCCCCGCGTGCAATCCACAGCATTGGAGCCGTTGTACTTTGCAAACTTCCTCCTGCTCCCGCTCTCCTTCCTCACGGCGCTCCTCTTTGGGCGGGAAGCACGCCGGGGTTTGTTGGGCATTCCCCTGCTCCTCATCGCTGGGCTGGCCTTCGTACTCACCGTGGCGCGGGGTGGGTACATTGCATTCGCCGCTTCCCTCATAGTCATCCTCGCCTTGTCCTGGCGCCAGCTGCTTCACCCTGGACGCATCCTGGCATTTGGCGCAGGCGCAGTGGTCATTGGCGTTTTTGCTTTGCAACTGTTGAACCTGGGGACCGATGCGTTTTCCGCACAGAAGTTTTCTGACCATGTTCGCAACCTTTTCACCGGTGCGTCATACGAAGAACGCATTGATACGTTTACCTTGGCACAGCAAGCGTTCCGCGAGCAGCCGCTGGTGGGTATTGGCCCCGGGCAGTTTGGCCCGTACGCATCCATCAATCCGTTCTACCAACCCAAAGACGGCTGGAAAATTGTGAACAATCTCAGCTTAGAATTGCTGGCCGAAACTGGGCTGCTTGGAACATTTGCAATTGCTAGTGCGTTCCTTATTCTGCTGATCAGAAGTGTACGCGCTTTGCGTGCTAAGCCACAGCCCTACGTCCGAGCATTGATTGTGGGTGGGACAGCGGTGGTTGTTGGCATCATGGTGCAGTACCAAACGTTTTCCATTCTCTACATCATGCACGTGTGGGTAGCGATTGGTTTGCTTATAGCGTTCCAAAATCTCGCATTGCGTAAACCAGCTGTCCCCAATGTCTGA
- a CDS encoding PH domain-containing protein: MRLRPTFPGMVPGEKVVLLLHRHWVFGLRLILAHFVFIIPPLAAWWVLGRYSTVLVDGTSAAYAFTILLFGTYALFWALAFFIAWLNFYLDTWIITNERIINIEQLRLFYRTVSEQKLFRVQDVTTDVHGFFAGIFRYGNVSVQTAAEKERFVFEQVPHPEDVAKTIMHLLESIESQIGLDAMARIEGDIPPPGPATPRSQSPKVPPAPKAPTGSAG; the protein is encoded by the coding sequence ATGAGGTTGCGCCCCACATTTCCGGGGATGGTGCCGGGGGAGAAAGTTGTCCTGCTCTTGCACCGGCACTGGGTCTTTGGCTTGCGTTTGATTCTCGCTCACTTTGTTTTTATCATTCCCCCGCTCGCTGCCTGGTGGGTACTGGGGCGGTACTCAACCGTCCTGGTGGATGGGACAAGCGCAGCGTACGCTTTTACCATTCTCCTCTTTGGGACGTATGCACTTTTTTGGGCACTCGCCTTCTTCATTGCGTGGTTAAATTTTTACTTGGATACGTGGATTATCACTAACGAACGCATTATCAACATTGAACAGTTGCGCCTTTTCTACCGAACGGTTTCCGAGCAAAAGCTTTTTCGGGTGCAGGACGTCACGACTGATGTGCATGGGTTCTTTGCTGGCATTTTCCGGTACGGCAACGTGAGTGTGCAAACCGCCGCAGAAAAAGAGCGCTTCGTCTTTGAGCAAGTGCCGCACCCAGAAGACGTGGCGAAGACGATTATGCACCTCTTGGAATCCATTGAATCGCAAATTGGCCTGGACGCCATGGCCAGGATTGAAGGGGACATTCCGCCGCCGGGACCAGCTACGCCGCGTTCCCAATCGCCGAAAGTCCCGCCCGCTCCAAAAGCACCAACCGGCTCAGCTGGGTAG
- a CDS encoding glycosyltransferase family 1 protein — protein MRVSIDCQALAGKQTGFGTYLSQLLPALRHVAGPDDVFQEIRSIVKDLRTPSRMFWDQVRLPLVAMRQRPDVLFVPAFTAPLLWRGKLVVTCHDVIGMIFPQYFSKSAQLYWKTLLPASLRHADHVLTVSTASKRDIVRLVGIPESRITVTPLAAKKVFQPQSNPALLTQVRRTYNLPRPFCLAVGTIEPRKNLPFLIETFATAKRESHDLVIVGKRGWDAPQVDQRIRQLHLGDRVHILEYVAEAEVVQLMAGATALLFPSRYEGFGLPVLEAMASGTPVVASTSSSIPEVAGDAVLYADPSDMDAWRSHIGNVINDSFLRAKLRANGLQRAKQFTWENTAQRTLAVFHTVCKV, from the coding sequence ATGCGCGTTAGCATTGATTGCCAAGCACTGGCTGGGAAGCAAACGGGCTTTGGGACGTACCTGAGTCAGTTGCTGCCAGCCTTGCGACACGTTGCAGGTCCAGACGATGTCTTTCAGGAAATACGTTCCATTGTGAAAGACTTGCGTACGCCCAGCCGGATGTTCTGGGATCAGGTACGACTTCCTCTGGTGGCCATGCGCCAGCGACCAGACGTGCTCTTTGTTCCGGCATTTACCGCCCCCCTGCTGTGGCGAGGAAAATTAGTGGTCACGTGCCACGATGTGATTGGCATGATTTTTCCACAGTACTTTTCCAAGAGCGCGCAGCTGTACTGGAAGACCCTGCTCCCGGCAAGCTTACGACATGCGGACCATGTGCTTACGGTGTCCACGGCGAGCAAGCGGGATATTGTCCGCTTGGTTGGGATTCCTGAGTCACGCATTACGGTCACTCCCCTGGCGGCAAAAAAAGTATTCCAGCCGCAATCCAACCCCGCATTGCTGACGCAGGTGCGGAGGACGTACAACCTGCCCCGCCCATTCTGCCTGGCTGTGGGTACCATAGAACCCCGCAAGAATCTCCCGTTTCTCATTGAAACCTTTGCCACGGCCAAGCGGGAGAGCCATGATTTGGTCATCGTGGGCAAGCGAGGGTGGGACGCACCGCAAGTGGACCAGCGTATCCGGCAATTGCACTTAGGTGACCGGGTGCACATTCTGGAGTACGTCGCGGAAGCTGAGGTGGTGCAGCTCATGGCCGGGGCCACGGCACTGCTCTTCCCCTCGCGCTACGAAGGCTTTGGGTTGCCTGTTTTGGAGGCCATGGCTAGTGGGACGCCAGTGGTTGCAAGTACGTCCTCTTCCATTCCTGAAGTTGCGGGTGATGCAGTGCTGTACGCTGATCCATCGGACATGGACGCTTGGCGGAGTCACATTGGTAACGTCATTAACGACAGTTTCCTGCGAGCGAAACTTCGGGCCAACGGCTTGCAGCGTGCCAAGCAGTTTACCTGGGAGAACACGGCGCAGCGTACCCTCGCCGTTTTCCATACCGTATGCAAAGTGTAG
- a CDS encoding flippase, whose amino-acid sequence MSLTKALVWNSGVQVAGKAASTALGFVVIALVARALGPTGAGHYYTALAFLQIIGVLADLGLYIVLIKKLAEDPTNADAWASTAFTLRLITAAAILIIAPAVGALTSYPGDVKVGIAIGAFSTFAIVVNQVLVGIFQRGLQMGRVVIAEIVGRVVLLGATLVVAATHPTVPWVLGAVAIGALANLGFSFWFSRGLVRIRLVWDRVRTITIIREGWPIALSVGFNLIYFKTDMLVLAATHPASDAGLYGQANKVLEVLATFPAMLAGLLTPILANAFASHDRERFRSILQRAVDGLALLALPLAVGTPFVAVQVMRLSGGEEFTAASGALTALMVATAVIFFGNLFANTVVAVGQQRRMLWGYMAVAMGALVAYLLAIPAAGMMAGAYIRVASEVAITVVAVILVFRTVRIRLDLRACFRIALACAAMALVLWVTPTWLLLPRLSIAVAVYGIALLLLRAIPSELLGSYLKRFAYAR is encoded by the coding sequence ATGTCACTCACCAAGGCTTTAGTCTGGAATTCAGGCGTGCAAGTAGCTGGGAAAGCTGCGAGTACGGCTTTGGGTTTTGTGGTTATTGCCCTGGTGGCGCGGGCGCTGGGACCCACCGGCGCCGGGCACTACTACACCGCCCTGGCCTTCCTGCAAATTATTGGCGTGCTGGCAGACCTGGGGCTGTACATCGTGCTCATCAAGAAACTGGCTGAAGATCCAACCAATGCCGATGCTTGGGCCAGCACTGCATTTACGCTTCGGCTCATTACTGCTGCGGCCATTCTCATCATCGCACCGGCGGTGGGTGCGCTGACCAGCTACCCGGGTGACGTGAAAGTTGGCATTGCCATTGGCGCCTTCTCCACCTTCGCCATTGTGGTGAACCAAGTCCTGGTGGGGATTTTCCAACGTGGATTGCAAATGGGTCGGGTGGTCATTGCAGAAATTGTTGGACGGGTGGTTCTCCTGGGCGCCACACTCGTGGTGGCAGCAACCCACCCAACCGTGCCGTGGGTGCTGGGTGCGGTGGCTATTGGCGCGCTGGCGAATCTCGGTTTCAGCTTCTGGTTTAGCCGCGGACTTGTTCGCATCCGCCTGGTGTGGGACCGCGTGCGGACAATAACTATCATACGTGAAGGCTGGCCCATTGCACTGTCCGTTGGCTTCAACCTCATTTACTTTAAAACGGACATGCTGGTTCTAGCTGCGACGCACCCGGCCAGTGATGCAGGTCTGTACGGCCAGGCCAATAAAGTGCTGGAAGTGCTGGCGACCTTCCCGGCCATGCTCGCTGGTCTGCTCACTCCCATCCTCGCCAATGCTTTTGCCAGCCACGACCGTGAACGTTTTCGGTCCATTCTCCAACGCGCTGTCGATGGTTTGGCGCTCCTGGCATTGCCGCTGGCCGTGGGCACGCCGTTTGTCGCCGTCCAAGTGATGCGGCTGTCTGGCGGTGAAGAGTTCACTGCCGCATCGGGTGCCCTCACTGCACTGATGGTTGCCACGGCTGTCATTTTCTTTGGGAACTTGTTTGCGAATACCGTGGTGGCAGTTGGGCAGCAGCGCCGCATGCTCTGGGGGTACATGGCCGTGGCCATGGGCGCGCTCGTTGCGTACCTGCTGGCCATTCCGGCAGCGGGCATGATGGCGGGCGCGTACATCCGGGTGGCAAGTGAAGTGGCAATCACCGTGGTGGCAGTCATTCTGGTCTTCCGCACGGTTCGGATTCGTTTGGATCTTCGGGCGTGCTTTCGCATTGCGTTAGCCTGCGCAGCCATGGCATTGGTGCTGTGGGTGACGCCAACCTGGCTCCTCCTCCCCCGCCTGAGCATTGCGGTTGCGGTCTACGGCATTGCGCTCCTCCTGCTGCGCGCCATCCCTTCAGAACTCTTAGGCTCGTACCTCAAACGTTTTGCGTATGCGCGTTAG
- a CDS encoding VanW family protein → MKRNFLHHVRKQAKKVRGPDGWFALGLLVLLVAVLVAVPKLYAKTIVPGVWIGNMPVGGKTVAEATELLNVRMDVLYDKGVKVTIDGKTTNLATQQAITASDVAPPLVDVNVEASVDGAFAYGRNFGVVRSTLQAWRAMLFRKHVDPAMEADPTYIADALHKQYGAKDNPAQDAHLQYVGGTFQTKPEQAGKALQYEPAAIEVVRVWKALAEPAVTLVEGEDVAKVKVADVEKFFDDAQEIVDRAPVTLQVPDGEAVTLNAAAVAGGLDVIPGTKRGSFTLAFTEAKLQKTLDSIRAKTDVEAQDARFQISGGKVTEFAAGKIGKQLDDAATVAALNTQVIGKDASVAVAVVTTVQPQSAADSAAELGITELVATGKTNFAGSPTNRRKNIANAVRLLNGLLIQSGEEFSLVKALSPIELSNGYFPELVIKGNRTIPEVGGGLCQVGTTMFRLILNSGLPVLERRNHSYRVSYYEPPVGMDATIYDPSPDFRFTNDYATALLLQTRVVKDDLIFDFYGTKDGRVAHSSTPKLFNVTKPPAVKYIKTTDMAVGQKKRLERAHNGGSAEFTYTVTKDGKTTTKVFTSKYRAWQEVWLVGATAEEVAAEQAA, encoded by the coding sequence ATGAAGCGGAATTTCCTTCACCACGTGCGCAAGCAGGCCAAGAAAGTCCGTGGACCAGATGGCTGGTTTGCATTAGGGTTGCTGGTGCTCCTGGTTGCTGTCCTGGTGGCCGTGCCCAAACTCTATGCCAAGACCATTGTCCCTGGAGTGTGGATTGGGAATATGCCCGTGGGCGGGAAGACCGTGGCCGAAGCAACAGAGTTGCTGAATGTTCGGATGGATGTGCTGTACGACAAAGGCGTGAAAGTAACCATTGATGGGAAGACCACGAACCTGGCGACGCAGCAAGCGATTACGGCCAGCGACGTGGCTCCCCCACTGGTGGATGTGAATGTGGAAGCCAGTGTGGACGGGGCGTTTGCCTATGGTCGAAACTTCGGCGTGGTACGCAGCACGTTGCAGGCCTGGCGCGCCATGCTCTTCCGCAAACATGTTGACCCAGCCATGGAAGCAGATCCAACCTACATTGCTGATGCCTTGCACAAGCAGTACGGCGCGAAAGACAATCCAGCACAGGATGCACACCTGCAGTACGTTGGCGGTACGTTTCAAACCAAACCCGAGCAAGCCGGCAAAGCGTTGCAGTACGAGCCAGCAGCCATCGAAGTAGTTCGTGTCTGGAAAGCCTTGGCCGAGCCAGCGGTGACTCTGGTGGAAGGTGAAGATGTGGCGAAGGTGAAGGTTGCAGATGTGGAAAAGTTTTTTGATGATGCGCAAGAGATTGTTGACCGTGCGCCGGTAACCTTGCAGGTACCGGATGGTGAGGCGGTAACGTTGAACGCGGCAGCCGTGGCTGGGGGTCTGGACGTGATTCCTGGTACCAAGCGCGGGTCGTTCACATTGGCGTTTACCGAAGCGAAGTTACAGAAAACCCTAGACAGCATTCGGGCGAAGACCGATGTGGAAGCCCAGGATGCGCGTTTCCAGATCAGCGGAGGAAAAGTTACTGAGTTTGCTGCCGGGAAAATTGGGAAGCAGCTTGATGACGCGGCAACGGTGGCTGCGCTGAACACTCAGGTCATTGGGAAAGACGCAAGTGTTGCGGTTGCTGTAGTGACGACTGTCCAACCGCAGTCAGCGGCAGACAGCGCAGCGGAGCTGGGCATTACTGAGCTGGTGGCGACCGGGAAAACGAATTTCGCCGGCAGTCCTACCAATCGCCGGAAGAACATTGCCAACGCGGTGAGGTTACTGAATGGATTGCTGATTCAGTCCGGCGAGGAATTTTCATTGGTGAAAGCGCTGTCCCCCATCGAACTTAGCAACGGGTACTTCCCAGAGTTGGTCATTAAAGGTAATCGGACCATCCCAGAAGTTGGCGGCGGTCTCTGTCAGGTTGGTACCACCATGTTCCGTTTGATTCTCAATTCCGGCCTGCCCGTCTTGGAACGGCGGAACCACAGCTACCGGGTGAGCTACTACGAGCCGCCCGTGGGCATGGACGCTACCATTTACGATCCCAGTCCAGATTTCCGATTCACAAACGACTACGCCACAGCCTTGCTCCTCCAAACTCGGGTGGTGAAAGACGATCTCATCTTTGACTTCTACGGTACCAAAGATGGCCGCGTGGCGCACTCCTCTACGCCCAAGCTTTTCAATGTCACCAAGCCACCAGCGGTGAAGTACATTAAGACCACAGACATGGCCGTGGGGCAGAAGAAGCGTCTGGAGCGGGCGCACAACGGCGGGTCAGCGGAGTTTACCTATACGGTGACCAAAGATGGGAAGACCACCACCAAAGTCTTCACCAGTAAGTACCGTGCCTGGCAGGAAGTCTGGTTGGTTGGCGCCACTGCTGAGGAAGTTGCAGCTGAGCAAGCAGCGTGA
- a CDS encoding leucyl aminopeptidase produces the protein MIVTPVPYRSKPTSRVTILALFAKAEVRQHPFFSGLPSGVQQTVLAFVKSKEFAGRADEVRVIPYGSTGKSVLLLGLGEKKTWNHRTAMVASRRIVMVAKQHRLVDVAVRLEDLAWANASPSAVAQVITENAHLAHYDYTRYRSSPTGGWPNVRKLTLLCAVGILPAVKRGVKAGTVIADATNHARDLANTPGGDLTPEGVSAAAVNVGKDHGVRVHVLHKKDLEKLGAGGILGVARGSDAPPTLTIMEYAAPGHAKDQPLVFIGKGVTFDSGGLNVKPDTSMYEMHMDMSGGAAVIGALAAVAQLKLPVRVIGLIPAAENMSAGAAYRPGDQLKSLSGKTIEVMHTDAEGRILLADALTYAERYQPAAVIDVATLTGAAVVALGNRAAALLSPNETFSQELRTLAETSGDFAWPLPLWTEYEAEIKGTFGDFSNTGKSRSGGAITAAAFLWQFAKKFSKWAHMDIAPTMTSIEGQHLAKGATGAGTRLLVAYARSLVASLQE, from the coding sequence ATGATTGTTACTCCCGTCCCCTACCGTTCCAAACCCACAAGCCGCGTGACGATTCTCGCCCTCTTTGCCAAGGCAGAGGTGCGACAGCACCCGTTCTTTTCCGGTTTACCCAGTGGTGTGCAGCAAACTGTCCTTGCATTTGTGAAGTCCAAAGAATTTGCAGGCCGGGCTGATGAAGTGCGGGTGATCCCCTACGGCAGTACCGGCAAGTCAGTACTCCTGCTGGGATTAGGTGAGAAGAAAACCTGGAACCATCGGACAGCAATGGTAGCGAGCCGACGCATTGTCATGGTGGCAAAGCAGCACCGTTTGGTGGATGTGGCAGTGCGTTTGGAAGATTTGGCGTGGGCGAATGCTTCTCCTTCGGCAGTGGCCCAGGTGATTACGGAGAACGCGCACCTGGCACACTACGATTACACGCGGTACCGCAGCTCGCCCACGGGTGGCTGGCCGAATGTCCGCAAGCTCACCCTGCTTTGTGCAGTAGGCATCCTCCCAGCAGTGAAGCGCGGGGTGAAGGCTGGTACGGTGATTGCTGACGCGACGAATCACGCGCGGGATTTGGCAAACACGCCGGGTGGCGACTTAACACCCGAGGGGGTTTCTGCTGCTGCGGTGAACGTTGGGAAGGACCACGGTGTCCGCGTACACGTTCTTCATAAGAAAGATTTAGAAAAGTTGGGTGCTGGTGGCATCCTGGGTGTTGCCCGAGGTTCTGATGCGCCCCCAACGCTGACCATCATGGAGTACGCCGCACCAGGCCATGCCAAAGACCAGCCACTTGTCTTCATTGGTAAAGGGGTGACCTTTGATTCCGGTGGTTTGAATGTGAAGCCAGATACGTCCATGTACGAGATGCACATGGATATGTCGGGTGGTGCAGCCGTCATTGGTGCCCTGGCGGCGGTGGCGCAGCTGAAGCTCCCTGTCCGGGTCATTGGACTTATCCCAGCGGCTGAGAATATGTCGGCGGGCGCGGCGTACCGGCCAGGTGACCAGCTGAAGAGTTTATCAGGCAAGACTATTGAGGTGATGCACACTGATGCCGAAGGTCGCATTCTGTTGGCTGACGCCCTCACCTATGCGGAACGCTACCAGCCCGCAGCAGTTATTGATGTGGCCACACTGACCGGAGCCGCGGTTGTAGCCTTAGGAAATCGTGCTGCAGCGCTGCTCTCCCCCAATGAAACATTCTCTCAGGAATTGCGGACGCTGGCGGAAACGAGCGGAGATTTTGCCTGGCCGCTCCCTTTGTGGACAGAGTACGAAGCTGAAATAAAAGGCACGTTTGGAGACTTCTCGAATACAGGGAAAAGTCGGAGTGGTGGGGCGATTACCGCCGCTGCGTTCCTGTGGCAGTTTGCCAAGAAGTTTTCCAAATGGGCGCACATGGACATCGCGCCAACTATGACCAGTATTGAAGGGCAGCACTTGGCCAAAGGTGCCACCGGAGCAGGTACGCGCTTGTTGGTTGCTTACGCTCGGAGTCTCGTTGCGTCATTGCAAGAGTAA
- the ruvB gene encoding Holliday junction branch migration DNA helicase RuvB: MAKVINNVLTPEEQPEEQTFDISLRPKKLAEYVGQSQIKESLVIAIRAAQHRKEALDHVLLYGGPGLGKTTLAHVIGEELGTTVRVTSGPALERAGDLAAILTNLAEGDILFIDEIHRLPRAVEEILYPALEDFAIDIVVGKGPGARTLRLDLPHCTIVGATTRLALLSGPLRDRFGLTFHLDYYTDEDIAAILERSARLLNITLDPAAKQLLSTRARRTPRVANRLLKRVRDFAQVRHDGVVTVPAATAALEQLGIDTLGLDVVDRRVLTTIIDQFNGGPVGLSTVAATTGEDMQTLEDVVEPFLLQMGLLARTPRGRVATPAAYTHLEREMPKDLQQRLV; the protein is encoded by the coding sequence ATGGCGAAAGTGATAAATAATGTTCTGACCCCGGAAGAGCAACCAGAAGAGCAGACTTTTGACATTAGCCTGCGACCAAAGAAATTGGCGGAGTACGTGGGGCAGTCGCAGATTAAGGAGAGCCTGGTCATTGCTATTCGAGCAGCGCAGCACCGCAAAGAAGCGCTGGACCACGTGCTGCTGTACGGCGGCCCGGGTTTGGGCAAGACCACGCTGGCACACGTCATTGGCGAAGAGCTAGGCACCACTGTCCGCGTGACCAGTGGTCCGGCCTTGGAGCGCGCGGGTGACCTGGCTGCCATTCTCACTAACCTGGCCGAAGGTGACATTCTCTTCATTGATGAAATCCACCGCTTGCCCCGCGCCGTGGAAGAAATTCTGTACCCGGCGTTGGAAGATTTTGCCATCGACATTGTCGTGGGTAAAGGCCCCGGCGCCCGCACGCTGCGTTTGGATTTACCGCACTGCACCATTGTGGGTGCGACCACGCGTTTAGCGCTTCTCTCGGGGCCACTTCGAGACCGGTTTGGGTTGACGTTCCATTTGGACTACTACACGGACGAAGACATTGCGGCAATTTTGGAACGCTCGGCTCGGTTGCTGAATATCACATTGGATCCAGCAGCCAAGCAGCTGCTCTCCACCCGCGCGCGCCGTACCCCCCGGGTTGCGAATCGACTACTGAAGCGGGTTCGGGACTTTGCTCAGGTACGGCACGATGGCGTGGTTACCGTGCCCGCGGCAACTGCAGCCCTGGAGCAGCTGGGCATTGATACGCTGGGCCTGGATGTGGTTGACCGGCGCGTGCTCACCACGATCATTGACCAATTTAATGGCGGGCCGGTAGGTTTGAGCACGGTCGCAGCAACTACCGGTGAAGACATGCAAACGCTGGAAGATGTGGTGGAACCGTTCCTCTTGCAAATGGGCTTGCTCGCTCGTACCCCGCGGGGTCGGGTAGCCACGCCCGCCGCGTACACACACCTGGAGCGGGAGATGCCCAAGGATTTGCAGCAAAGGTTGGTCTGA
- a CDS encoding SpoIID/LytB domain-containing protein, with protein sequence MNELTFDHFSCYDASVETKKYPALPRYVFFRPALQIFGALFVMAGLSLPLYSNAAPAKKPVTPPYRAEILRRSTDALFVEPKAAVDFWVDVKNTGTKTWLANGNNLVALNPVRLEKTELVPNTATKLRDKSWNAFNRPAKLAKNVKPGETVRLSFKLRAPTKAGEYRERFSLAIKGVDWMPGGAFELLLRADDPKAAQYRMSGGVSTDTTFTMPKGKAKTFSFTVTNTGTQTWKRSGPGAVVLALVDPSKTSAFYHANWISKTIIGRLTTGEVKPGKKGTFRFALQAPDAYGEFSQAAQIVVPNLTRVVNGEVTLTVVVPAPVVEGAGAVLAAEPTVRVGVVTTSDGWVEVSSDQLALLTDADGTTLEEIPAATIVRFTYLQGAYSYTLNGVTKKVTGPYRFFGKSTPAILTITSWNGQYNKFRNLLEFRSTPATGKVWVINELLMEQYVSGLAETGNTGPTEFMKSLVVAARTYALFHNLRQTKHADEFYDINATTDQVYRGYGYELKVPNLVAAVVATRGIVATHSAAVSPKNTVGAIVAAYSSCTDGRTRSIPEVWGYDQIYFPYLLTVPDAIGTCTTPPYPTSYLTGGSGNHMVGMSAFGALKYAKDQGKTYDWILTNYYTGISLRKVY encoded by the coding sequence ATGAACGAATTGACATTTGACCACTTTTCATGCTATGATGCAAGCGTGGAAACGAAAAAGTACCCCGCACTGCCGCGTTACGTTTTCTTCCGACCCGCCCTACAAATTTTTGGGGCGCTGTTTGTCATGGCTGGGCTGTCCTTGCCCTTGTACAGTAACGCGGCTCCTGCAAAGAAACCGGTCACCCCGCCGTACCGCGCGGAAATTCTTCGTCGTTCCACCGATGCGCTGTTTGTGGAACCCAAAGCCGCCGTGGACTTTTGGGTGGACGTGAAGAATACCGGAACCAAGACCTGGCTCGCCAACGGCAACAATCTCGTTGCGCTCAACCCCGTCCGTTTGGAGAAAACTGAACTCGTCCCAAACACCGCCACCAAACTCCGCGACAAATCCTGGAACGCCTTTAATCGGCCAGCCAAGCTCGCCAAAAATGTGAAGCCTGGAGAAACTGTTCGCCTCAGCTTCAAACTCCGCGCGCCAACCAAAGCGGGGGAGTATCGAGAGCGATTTTCCCTGGCGATCAAGGGCGTGGACTGGATGCCTGGCGGTGCATTTGAACTCCTCTTGCGAGCAGACGATCCCAAGGCTGCGCAGTATCGGATGAGCGGTGGCGTGTCTACGGACACGACCTTCACCATGCCCAAAGGCAAGGCAAAAACGTTTTCCTTCACCGTGACGAACACCGGCACGCAAACCTGGAAACGCTCCGGACCTGGCGCCGTGGTTCTGGCTTTGGTGGATCCGTCAAAAACCAGCGCGTTCTACCATGCGAATTGGATTTCCAAAACCATCATTGGCCGTCTGACGACTGGGGAAGTGAAACCCGGCAAGAAGGGGACCTTCCGCTTTGCCTTGCAGGCACCAGATGCGTACGGTGAATTTAGCCAAGCCGCGCAAATAGTGGTTCCAAACTTGACCCGCGTGGTGAATGGCGAGGTGACGCTGACCGTGGTTGTTCCTGCCCCGGTTGTAGAAGGAGCTGGCGCTGTGCTGGCTGCTGAGCCAACCGTGCGTGTGGGTGTGGTCACGACGTCTGACGGCTGGGTGGAAGTGAGCAGTGACCAGCTTGCACTACTGACCGACGCGGACGGCACAACGCTGGAAGAAATTCCAGCAGCGACAATAGTCCGCTTCACCTATCTCCAAGGTGCGTACAGCTACACGCTCAACGGGGTGACCAAGAAGGTGACGGGGCCGTACCGTTTCTTCGGTAAATCCACGCCTGCAATTCTCACCATCACCAGCTGGAACGGCCAGTACAACAAATTCCGCAACCTCCTGGAATTTCGTTCCACCCCGGCCACGGGAAAAGTTTGGGTGATTAATGAGCTCCTTATGGAGCAGTACGTCAGCGGCTTAGCGGAAACTGGGAATACTGGTCCAACCGAATTTATGAAAAGTTTGGTTGTTGCGGCGCGGACGTACGCGCTCTTCCACAATCTTCGGCAGACCAAGCACGCAGATGAATTCTACGATATCAATGCAACCACGGACCAGGTATACCGTGGGTATGGGTATGAACTGAAAGTGCCAAACTTGGTAGCAGCAGTCGTTGCGACACGTGGCATTGTCGCCACGCACAGCGCAGCCGTGTCACCCAAGAACACTGTGGGCGCAATTGTCGCCGCGTACTCTTCCTGCACGGACGGCCGGACGCGCAGCATCCCTGAAGTGTGGGGCTACGATCAAATCTACTTTCCGTACCTCCTGACTGTGCCAGATGCCATTGGCACCTGCACCACGCCACCCTACCCAACCAGCTACCTTACTGGCGGCTCGGGAAACCACATGGTGGGCATGTCTGCCTTTGGCGCCTTGAAGTACGCCAAAGACCAAGGCAAAACCTACGACTGGATTCTCACCAACTACTACACCGGCATTAGCCTGCGGAAGGTGTACTGA